One part of the Halopenitus persicus genome encodes these proteins:
- a CDS encoding NAD-dependent epimerase/dehydratase family protein, with amino-acid sequence MNVLVTGAAGRVGTAITDHLSDDYAFTLLDVDGPTGPGESVVADVREYDEIRPHFEGQDAVVHLAVNYPTLLRSL; translated from the coding sequence ATGAACGTCCTCGTTACCGGCGCGGCCGGCAGGGTCGGCACGGCGATCACGGACCACCTCTCGGACGACTACGCGTTCACGCTCCTCGACGTGGACGGGCCGACGGGCCCGGGCGAGTCGGTCGTCGCGGACGTCCGTGAGTACGACGAGATCCGGCCGCATTTCGAGGGACAGGACGCGGTCGTGCATCTCGCGGTCAACTACCCCACCCTACTTCGCTCACTCTGA
- a CDS encoding universal stress protein, which produces MALETLLLAVGPSDDDRVDELVSTTTDIAGPADATVTIAHVFTDDEYDTVLDRLEIPGVPDPDGVARRATIVRELEQRLADAGIATDVRGSVGNHGEQIVELARDEGADLIVVGGRKRSPTGKAVFGSTAQEVILNAPSPVTFVRGD; this is translated from the coding sequence ATGGCACTCGAGACGCTTCTGTTGGCCGTCGGTCCGTCGGACGACGACCGCGTCGACGAGCTCGTGTCGACGACGACCGACATCGCCGGCCCCGCGGACGCGACGGTCACGATCGCCCACGTGTTCACCGACGACGAGTACGACACCGTGCTCGACCGGCTCGAGATTCCCGGCGTTCCGGACCCCGACGGCGTCGCTCGTCGAGCCACGATCGTTCGCGAGCTCGAGCAACGGCTCGCGGACGCCGGCATCGCGACCGACGTCCGCGGGTCGGTCGGAAACCACGGCGAGCAGATCGTCGAACTCGCGCGGGACGAGGGCGCCGACCTCATCGTCGTGGGCGGCCGCAAGCGCTCCCCGACCGGGAAGGCGGTCTTCGGATCGACGGCCCAGGAGGTCATCCTGAACGCGCCCAGTCCCGTCACCTTCGTTCGCGGCGACTGA
- the lhgO gene encoding L-2-hydroxyglutarate oxidase: MVHHDVAIVGGGCVGLSTAKHLAEGTDLDVCVLEKEHHLAEHQSGRNSGVLHPGFNYPPDSVKAEFATAGTRRMKAYCAEHDVPCEECGVLVVATTDREEAYLDELAAQAEANGVEYELLDSQAAIRDHEPHAAGQAALYAPEAASVDSQQYVYTLGREIQQAGVELYLGHEVSAIHRSGTGYRIRTSNSDVEADFLVNAAGLHADTLAHQVGVGEDYQVIPFRGEYYELVPEKTELCRTMIYPTPDPELPFLGVHYTRRTDGKVIVGPNAVLAFGREAYENTDVDPGELYETLSYEGFRKLIASRTMLSVAAAELNKSYRKRAFTKASQRLVPEVRGEDLHKSYAGIRAQLVSADGELVKDPLSIETDDAVHVLNAVSPGLTCSLPYGEHVADQLAAKV, from the coding sequence ATGGTACACCACGATGTGGCGATCGTCGGCGGCGGTTGCGTCGGGCTCTCCACGGCGAAACACCTCGCGGAGGGCACCGACCTCGACGTCTGCGTTCTGGAGAAGGAGCATCACCTCGCGGAACACCAGAGCGGGCGCAATTCGGGCGTGTTACACCCCGGGTTCAACTATCCGCCCGACTCGGTGAAGGCGGAGTTCGCCACCGCGGGCACGCGCCGGATGAAGGCGTACTGCGCGGAACACGACGTCCCGTGTGAGGAGTGCGGCGTTCTCGTGGTCGCGACGACCGACCGCGAGGAGGCCTATCTCGACGAGCTGGCCGCCCAGGCGGAGGCGAACGGCGTCGAATACGAACTGCTCGACTCGCAGGCGGCGATCCGCGACCACGAGCCGCACGCCGCCGGCCAGGCGGCGCTGTACGCGCCCGAGGCCGCCTCCGTCGACTCCCAGCAGTACGTCTACACGCTGGGCCGGGAGATCCAGCAGGCGGGGGTCGAGCTGTATCTGGGTCACGAGGTCTCGGCGATCCATCGCTCGGGGACGGGCTACCGCATTCGAACGAGCAACAGCGACGTCGAGGCCGACTTTCTCGTCAACGCGGCGGGGCTGCACGCGGACACGCTGGCCCACCAGGTCGGCGTCGGGGAGGACTATCAGGTGATCCCGTTCCGCGGCGAGTACTACGAGCTCGTGCCCGAGAAGACGGAGCTCTGTCGAACGATGATCTATCCGACCCCGGACCCGGAGCTACCCTTCCTCGGCGTCCACTACACCCGCCGGACCGACGGGAAGGTGATCGTGGGCCCGAACGCCGTCCTCGCGTTCGGCCGTGAGGCCTACGAGAACACCGACGTCGACCCCGGTGAGCTGTACGAGACGCTCTCCTACGAAGGGTTCCGAAAGCTCATCGCGTCCCGAACGATGCTGTCGGTCGCGGCCGCGGAGCTGAACAAGTCCTACCGGAAGCGTGCGTTCACGAAGGCCTCACAGCGCCTCGTCCCGGAGGTTCGCGGCGAGGACCTGCACAAGAGCTACGCGGGGATCCGCGCCCAGCTGGTCAGCGCCGACGGCGAGCTGGTCAAGGACCCGCTCTCGATCGAGACCGACGACGCGGTCCACGTCCTCAACGCCGTCTCCCCCGGGCTGACCTGTTCGCTTCCGTACGGCGAGCACGTCGCCGACCAGCTTGCAGCGAAAGTCTGA
- a CDS encoding dihydrodipicolinate synthase family protein, which produces MQYQRIRSDLRGVAFTNPTPFDEHGDSIRHDALADNVRHVVDAGGRVMIPCGNTGEYYSLTDDERVAVVETVVDAVGEEATVIGGVGGSTRSAIELADAYADAGADAILVMHPDHTYQHQAGLVEYYRRIVESTDLGVVLYKRGPELTRDLLAEIAEYENVVGIKYAVNDVEGFSGAVSTIDADVVWSNGIAERFAPAFAVEGAEGFTTGIGNFVPEQVLALMDALEAERWDRARELRDLLRPYETLRAEPGVDNELSAANNVPAVKRGMELAGLYGGPVREPLVELSEADAERAAEYYEAIVSATDDQITAP; this is translated from the coding sequence GTGCAGTATCAGCGTATTCGATCCGACCTTCGAGGCGTAGCGTTCACCAACCCGACGCCGTTCGACGAGCACGGCGACTCGATCCGCCACGACGCGCTCGCGGACAACGTGCGGCACGTCGTCGACGCCGGCGGGCGCGTGATGATCCCGTGCGGCAACACCGGGGAGTACTATTCCCTCACCGACGACGAGCGGGTCGCGGTCGTGGAGACCGTGGTCGACGCGGTCGGCGAGGAGGCGACGGTGATCGGCGGCGTCGGCGGCAGCACCCGGTCCGCGATCGAGCTCGCCGACGCCTACGCCGACGCCGGCGCCGACGCGATCCTGGTGATGCACCCCGATCACACCTACCAGCATCAGGCCGGGCTGGTCGAGTACTATCGACGGATCGTCGAGTCGACGGACCTCGGCGTCGTTCTGTATAAACGGGGGCCCGAACTCACACGCGATCTGCTCGCCGAGATCGCCGAGTACGAGAACGTCGTCGGGATCAAGTACGCCGTCAACGACGTGGAGGGATTCTCCGGGGCGGTCTCCACGATCGACGCCGACGTCGTCTGGTCGAACGGCATCGCGGAGCGCTTCGCGCCCGCCTTCGCGGTCGAGGGCGCCGAGGGGTTCACCACCGGGATCGGGAACTTCGTCCCCGAGCAGGTCCTCGCGCTGATGGACGCGCTCGAGGCCGAACGGTGGGACCGAGCCCGGGAGCTCCGTGACCTGCTTCGCCCCTACGAGACCCTCCGTGCGGAACCCGGCGTGGACAACGAGCTGTCCGCCGCAAACAACGTGCCGGCGGTCAAACGCGGGATGGAGCTCGCCGGGCTCTACGGCGGGCCGGTTCGTGAGCCCCTCGTCGAGCTCTCCGAGGCCGACGCGGAGCGCGCCGCGGAGTACTACGAGGCGATCGTCTCCGCCACCGACGACCAGATCACCGCCCCGTGA
- a CDS encoding Ldh family oxidoreductase: protein MRTVDPDSLEAFAQVAIEECGAPAETAATVARSLVSADLVGHSSHGVVRLPYYASQIEEGSLDPAALPTVEEAGLVHRIDGGGAFGQVTGRRAVELLTETTAEHGVGVVGIRNSGHLGRIGEWAEQVVEEGYLFASWVNLQGGAQRIAPPGTADRRLGTNPITFAVPSYGALPFDLLYDGATSQVAHGKIIERDGSGEHLPTDWTITETGEPVTHAAEFEDHVGALLPLGGTETGHKGFGLATMAELFASLVGGGPVSTEEEQGWAGNGAAFIAVDPTTLSTREEMARKVTDLVQFLRSAEPIDPDGEVLLPGEPEHRIARERQAEGIPVEEAVIENLREVAADHDVQGALPETLR, encoded by the coding sequence ATGCGCACCGTTGATCCGGATTCGCTCGAGGCGTTCGCACAGGTCGCGATCGAGGAGTGTGGGGCACCCGCCGAGACCGCCGCAACCGTCGCCCGGTCCCTCGTCTCGGCCGACCTCGTCGGGCACTCCTCCCACGGAGTCGTCAGGTTACCCTACTACGCGTCCCAGATCGAGGAGGGCTCGCTCGACCCGGCCGCGCTGCCGACGGTCGAGGAGGCCGGGCTCGTCCACCGGATCGACGGCGGCGGCGCCTTCGGCCAGGTGACCGGGCGGCGGGCGGTCGAGCTGCTGACCGAGACCACGGCCGAGCACGGCGTCGGCGTGGTCGGGATCCGGAACTCCGGACATCTCGGCCGGATCGGCGAGTGGGCCGAGCAGGTCGTCGAGGAGGGATATCTCTTCGCCTCGTGGGTCAACCTCCAGGGCGGCGCCCAGCGGATCGCCCCGCCGGGAACCGCCGACAGGCGGCTCGGGACGAACCCGATCACGTTCGCCGTGCCGAGCTACGGCGCGTTGCCGTTCGATCTGCTCTACGACGGGGCGACCAGCCAGGTGGCACACGGCAAGATCATCGAGCGGGACGGGTCGGGCGAGCACCTGCCCACGGACTGGACGATCACCGAAACCGGCGAACCGGTCACGCACGCGGCCGAGTTCGAGGACCACGTCGGCGCGCTCCTCCCGCTCGGCGGGACCGAAACCGGCCACAAGGGGTTCGGGCTGGCGACGATGGCGGAGCTGTTCGCCTCCCTCGTCGGCGGCGGTCCCGTCTCGACCGAGGAGGAGCAGGGCTGGGCCGGCAACGGCGCCGCCTTCATCGCCGTCGATCCGACGACCCTCTCGACCCGCGAGGAGATGGCGCGAAAGGTCACCGATCTGGTGCAGTTCCTGCGGTCGGCCGAGCCGATCGACCCGGACGGCGAGGTCCTGCTGCCGGGCGAACCCGAACACCGGATCGCGCGGGAACGGCAGGCGGAGGGGATCCCGGTCGAGGAGGCCGTGATCGAGAACCTTCGCGAGGTCGCCGCGGATCACGACGTGCAGGGCGCGCTTCCCGAAACGCTTCGGTGA
- a CDS encoding mandelate racemase/muconate lactonizing enzyme family protein: protein MRITDVGGYALSSPIEPAQTRSFYGGRRRLLKRDVVLVVVETADGEIGFAPAGASSSAMREYFEGDSQATFADLVEDEIADALEGETLAEITDAYDLIDATDLPERVKTEAVSAIDVALYDLKGKRQGAPIHELLCSEYETEPTTEMPMYASAGMYMEPEEYAEQARIIDDLGFFGYKYRPGIGPDGDVETIDRLAEAVTETEVMIDAHTWWKLDDDVYDAATRAEIVEHAGDRGAYWVEEPVAPDDYDGYRDLAGRGVRLAGGESEESPTGLIELAETGAVGFLQGDVRHHRGFTGCAEAIEYCRGRDAEFVPHNFGTWLGLIANAHLVAAAPDVELLEYPVFEDDPALDHPEDPGMYPFDLAFDVIEGTVDVEDGHLTVPDGPGLGVTVDMDVIEEYPPTEGAWTEFIYDD, encoded by the coding sequence ATGCGGATCACCGACGTGGGAGGGTATGCCCTCTCATCGCCGATCGAACCGGCACAGACGCGATCGTTCTACGGCGGTCGTCGTCGGCTGTTGAAACGCGACGTGGTGCTCGTGGTCGTCGAGACCGCGGACGGCGAGATCGGGTTCGCCCCCGCGGGCGCGAGCAGCTCCGCGATGCGCGAGTACTTCGAGGGCGACTCGCAGGCCACGTTCGCCGACCTGGTCGAGGACGAGATCGCCGACGCCCTCGAGGGCGAGACGCTGGCGGAGATCACCGACGCATACGACCTGATCGACGCGACCGATCTCCCGGAACGAGTCAAAACCGAGGCCGTCTCGGCGATCGACGTCGCGCTCTACGACCTGAAAGGCAAGCGACAGGGCGCGCCGATCCACGAGCTGCTGTGTTCGGAGTACGAGACGGAGCCGACGACCGAGATGCCGATGTACGCCAGCGCGGGGATGTACATGGAGCCGGAGGAATACGCCGAGCAGGCCCGGATCATCGACGACCTCGGGTTCTTCGGGTACAAATACCGGCCGGGGATCGGTCCGGACGGGGACGTCGAGACCATCGACCGGCTCGCGGAGGCGGTCACCGAAACCGAGGTGATGATCGACGCCCACACCTGGTGGAAGCTCGACGACGACGTCTACGACGCCGCGACCCGTGCCGAGATCGTCGAGCACGCCGGCGACCGTGGTGCATACTGGGTCGAGGAACCCGTCGCGCCGGACGACTACGACGGCTACCGCGACCTTGCGGGCCGCGGGGTTCGGTTGGCCGGCGGCGAGAGCGAGGAGTCGCCGACGGGACTGATCGAACTCGCCGAGACGGGCGCGGTCGGGTTCCTGCAGGGCGACGTCCGCCACCATCGTGGGTTCACCGGCTGTGCGGAGGCCATCGAGTACTGCCGGGGACGCGACGCCGAGTTCGTGCCGCACAACTTCGGCACGTGGCTCGGGTTGATCGCGAACGCGCACCTGGTCGCGGCGGCGCCCGACGTGGAACTGCTCGAATACCCCGTCTTCGAGGACGACCCCGCGCTGGATCACCCCGAGGATCCCGGCATGTATCCCTTCGATCTGGCCTTCGACGTCATCGAGGGGACGGTCGACGTCGAGGACGGCCACCTCACCGTCCCCGACGGTCCCGGACTGGGCGTGACCGTCGACATGGACGTCATCGAGGAGTATCCGCCCACCGAGGGCGCCTGGACCGAGTTCATCTACGACGACTAG
- a CDS encoding mannonate dehydratase, which yields MSERDDGVRVGFRTNTLSDERLQYISQLGVTDVFINPTEPGGGTGGDIFVDESDRTETDRRLPLGPEEVPSVAYLEELVDACAAYDVDLAGIHTLGYNCYGDIKFDREGRDDQIAAITQLLRNMGEAGLPILGYQWNPRGVVPMRTGTVPIRGDAEATSFDIDDVENAGDPALDREYTEDELWENYERFLEEILPVAEEAGVTLALHPIDPPSIETIGGIPRLFRNVESFRRAMETVPSDNHGLKLCLGCFSEMGADVVDVVREFGEAGDITFVHFRDVEGLAESFNETFVDCGNYDELAVMQSLVDSGFAGIVIPDHVPTVRDDTDWGHRGRGFTAGYLRGLARVADD from the coding sequence ATGAGCGAGCGAGACGATGGTGTGCGCGTCGGCTTCCGGACCAACACCCTCTCTGACGAACGGCTCCAGTACATCAGCCAGCTCGGCGTGACCGACGTCTTCATCAACCCGACCGAGCCGGGCGGCGGGACCGGCGGGGACATCTTCGTCGACGAGAGCGACCGCACGGAGACGGACCGCCGGCTGCCGCTCGGCCCCGAGGAGGTCCCGTCGGTCGCGTACCTCGAGGAGCTCGTCGACGCCTGCGCGGCGTACGACGTCGACCTCGCCGGGATCCACACGCTGGGCTACAACTGCTACGGCGACATCAAGTTCGACCGCGAGGGACGCGACGACCAGATCGCGGCGATCACGCAGCTGCTTCGGAACATGGGCGAGGCCGGGCTGCCGATCCTCGGCTACCAGTGGAACCCGCGAGGGGTCGTGCCGATGCGCACCGGGACGGTCCCGATCCGCGGCGACGCGGAGGCCACCAGCTTCGACATCGACGACGTCGAAAACGCCGGCGACCCCGCCCTCGACCGCGAGTACACCGAGGACGAGCTGTGGGAGAACTACGAACGGTTCCTCGAGGAGATCCTGCCGGTCGCCGAGGAGGCGGGCGTCACGCTCGCGCTCCATCCGATCGACCCGCCAAGCATCGAGACGATCGGCGGCATTCCGCGGCTCTTCCGGAACGTGGAGAGCTTCCGCCGCGCGATGGAGACCGTCCCGAGCGACAACCACGGCCTCAAGCTCTGTCTCGGTTGCTTCTCCGAGATGGGTGCCGACGTCGTCGACGTCGTTCGCGAGTTCGGCGAGGCCGGCGACATCACCTTCGTCCACTTCCGGGACGTCGAGGGACTCGCGGAGTCGTTCAACGAGACGTTCGTCGACTGCGGCAACTACGACGAGCTCGCGGTGATGCAGTCCCTCGTCGACAGCGGTTTCGCGGGGATCGTGATCCCCGACCACGTGCCGACGGTACGGGACGACACGGACTGGGGCCACCGCGGTCGCGGCTTCACGGCAGGCTACCTCCGCGGTCTCGCGCGCGTCGCCGACGACTGA
- a CDS encoding mandelate racemase/muconate lactonizing enzyme family protein, whose amino-acid sequence MYEEFASTLAATMWGDYDETPSRTTDTPTITGVDTLVIDGNFPWTIVTIETDAGIRGIGEAYPAPGVHEIITDYLRPVLVGETPLDVERLYHLMRESLSGRGSQQGIGTTAISGVELALWDAAGKALEQPVYQLLGGKMREQVRIYADCHAGDSMVEAAGEGQPTDVYRPEAYAEAAREAVEEGYDLIKFDLDVPSGGEIQRKSRHLTEPEIDHKRELVAAVAEAVGDEAEYAFDLHWNFAPESARRLCAAVAEYDPIWIEDPVPPENAEAMASLAERVDVPILTGENRYGRHGFRDLLESGAVDFVAPDVPKTGGIAESKKIAELADTRYCALTPHNIGSPVATMAGVHVGATVPNFLALEFHAREVSWWDDLIEREEPLIRNGRITVPDEPGLGIELDWDVVEAHRKR is encoded by the coding sequence ATGTACGAGGAGTTCGCGAGCACGCTCGCCGCCACGATGTGGGGCGATTACGACGAAACGCCGAGCCGGACGACCGACACGCCGACGATCACCGGCGTCGACACGCTGGTGATCGACGGCAACTTCCCATGGACGATCGTCACGATCGAGACCGACGCCGGAATACGGGGAATCGGGGAAGCGTATCCGGCGCCGGGGGTCCACGAGATCATCACCGACTACCTCCGACCGGTCCTCGTGGGGGAGACGCCCCTCGACGTCGAGCGCCTCTATCACCTGATGCGTGAGAGCCTCTCCGGACGAGGGTCCCAGCAGGGGATCGGAACCACGGCGATAAGCGGCGTCGAGCTCGCGCTGTGGGACGCGGCCGGCAAGGCCCTGGAGCAGCCCGTCTATCAGCTTCTCGGCGGCAAGATGCGGGAGCAGGTCCGGATCTACGCCGACTGTCACGCCGGGGACTCGATGGTCGAGGCGGCCGGCGAGGGGCAACCGACGGACGTCTATCGCCCCGAGGCCTACGCCGAGGCGGCACGGGAGGCGGTCGAGGAGGGGTACGACCTGATCAAGTTCGATCTCGACGTGCCGTCCGGCGGTGAGATCCAGCGGAAATCGCGACACCTTACCGAGCCCGAGATCGACCACAAACGGGAGCTCGTCGCGGCGGTCGCCGAGGCGGTCGGTGACGAAGCGGAGTACGCCTTCGACCTCCACTGGAACTTCGCCCCGGAGTCGGCACGGCGGCTCTGTGCCGCGGTCGCCGAATACGACCCGATCTGGATCGAGGACCCGGTGCCGCCGGAGAACGCCGAGGCGATGGCGTCGCTGGCCGAGCGCGTCGACGTGCCGATCCTCACGGGCGAGAATCGATACGGTCGGCACGGCTTTCGCGACCTCCTCGAATCGGGCGCGGTCGACTTCGTCGCGCCGGACGTCCCGAAGACCGGCGGGATCGCCGAGTCGAAGAAGATCGCGGAGCTGGCGGATACGCGGTACTGTGCGCTGACGCCGCACAACATCGGCAGCCCGGTCGCGACGATGGCCGGCGTTCACGTCGGCGCCACGGTCCCGAACTTCCTGGCGTTGGAGTTCCACGCCCGCGAAGTGTCCTGGTGGGACGACCTGATCGAACGCGAGGAGCCCCTCATCCGGAACGGGCGGATCACCGTTCCGGACGAGCCGGGACTCGGGATCGAACTCGACTGGGACGTCGTCGAGGCGCACCGAAAGCGCTGA
- a CDS encoding thiamine pyrophosphate-binding protein: MRNDHAIIDRLTDRGITTVFGIPGKQTLPLNDVISGRDDVRFVMARHETNVTHQAWGYAESSGETAATVVIPGPGDMNAMNGLKNALNDCTPLVHIAVETEPEVRGGDGIHETPPDTYDNVVKENVTVETPQSVVAELDRAITIAETPPMGPVRVGIPKNFIPVETEPAAVEPAEPAAPPDPPAEAVERAADLLAAAEAPAIVAGGGVRAANASGRLRSLAEAIGAPVATTYKGKATMPEDHPLFAGALCGGTSPELRACLESSDVLLAVGSDFDAVWTQHWSYEFPADLIHVTLHPSDVGTGYDPRVAVVADADRTLAAIETALADRSVTKPSEAGTDRAAAVRTADAERTAELRAATDAPLPSVSALAALREALPRETIVTADAGGSRVWTVVTFPAYEPRDYVNPGSWASMGLAVPAAVGAAVANPDQPVAVLIGEGGLLMCLEELHTIAAEDLDVTVFVFNNDDYGIISEEAERSYDLASSAYGWSDAPLDCARIAEGMGLDVDRAETPSEIREAASAAVGSGPTLVEIPTDPDEPQAGEFMTR, translated from the coding sequence ATGCGAAACGATCACGCGATAATCGACCGCCTCACGGACCGGGGCATTACGACGGTCTTCGGCATTCCGGGGAAACAGACGCTCCCGTTGAACGACGTGATCAGCGGCCGGGACGACGTCCGGTTCGTGATGGCGCGCCACGAGACGAACGTCACCCACCAGGCGTGGGGCTACGCGGAGTCGAGCGGCGAGACGGCCGCCACCGTCGTCATCCCCGGCCCGGGCGACATGAACGCGATGAACGGGCTGAAGAACGCGCTCAACGACTGTACGCCGCTGGTCCACATCGCCGTCGAGACCGAACCCGAGGTCCGCGGCGGCGACGGGATCCACGAGACGCCGCCGGACACCTACGACAACGTCGTCAAGGAGAACGTCACCGTGGAGACGCCCCAGAGCGTGGTCGCGGAACTGGACCGGGCGATCACGATCGCGGAGACGCCGCCGATGGGGCCGGTCCGGGTGGGCATCCCGAAGAACTTCATCCCGGTGGAGACCGAGCCGGCGGCCGTCGAGCCGGCCGAGCCGGCCGCTCCGCCGGACCCGCCGGCCGAGGCCGTCGAGCGCGCGGCCGACCTGCTGGCCGCGGCCGAGGCGCCGGCGATCGTCGCGGGGGGCGGCGTGCGGGCGGCGAACGCGAGCGGGCGGCTCCGGTCGCTCGCGGAGGCGATCGGCGCCCCGGTGGCGACGACGTACAAGGGGAAGGCGACGATGCCCGAGGACCACCCGCTGTTCGCGGGGGCGCTGTGCGGTGGGACGAGTCCGGAGCTGCGGGCGTGTCTGGAGTCGTCGGACGTGTTGCTCGCGGTCGGCAGCGACTTCGACGCGGTCTGGACCCAACACTGGTCCTACGAGTTCCCGGCGGACCTGATCCACGTGACCCTCCACCCCTCGGACGTCGGGACCGGCTACGACCCGCGGGTCGCGGTCGTCGCCGACGCGGACCGAACGCTCGCGGCGATCGAGACCGCACTGGCGGACCGGTCGGTGACGAAGCCGAGCGAGGCCGGCACGGACCGTGCCGCGGCGGTGCGGACGGCGGACGCCGAGCGGACCGCCGAGCTCCGAGCCGCCACGGACGCGCCGCTCCCGAGCGTGAGCGCGCTCGCGGCGCTGCGTGAGGCGCTGCCCCGGGAGACGATCGTCACCGCGGACGCCGGCGGGTCGCGGGTCTGGACGGTCGTGACCTTTCCGGCGTACGAGCCGCGCGATTACGTCAATCCCGGCTCCTGGGCGTCGATGGGGCTCGCGGTCCCGGCGGCGGTCGGGGCCGCGGTCGCCAACCCGGACCAGCCGGTCGCAGTGCTCATCGGCGAGGGCGGGCTGTTGATGTGCCTCGAGGAGCTCCACACGATCGCCGCCGAGGACCTCGACGTGACGGTGTTCGTGTTCAACAACGACGACTACGGGATCATCAGCGAGGAGGCCGAGCGAAGCTACGATCTCGCGTCGAGCGCGTACGGCTGGTCGGACGCGCCGCTCGATTGCGCCCGGATCGCCGAGGGGATGGGCCTGGACGTCGACCGCGCCGAGACGCCGAGCGAGATCCGCGAGGCAGCCAGCGCGGCGGTCGGAAGCGGGCCGACGCTCGTGGAGATCCCGACCGATCCCGACGAGCCACAGGCGGGCGAGTTCATGACGCGGTGA
- a CDS encoding D-2-hydroxyacid dehydrogenase — MSTPPTVLVMHEAPHDRSVEELWTAIESHDAAIDLRRARSYAETERQIPEAEIVVTRALDEDLLEAATELEWVQALNAGVDHYDLDRMRDRDIILTNASGVHAIPAAEQVLGTMLLFERNLLEGIRRHRRREWRHFSGGELHGSTVGVIGVGEIGGGIADRTSAFGMETLGLRRNPDQGHDSVDEMFGPDELDALLARSKYVVLSCPLTEDTRGLLDARAFESMRSDAVVVNVARGEVVDEDALVTALRGGEIGGAALDVQATEPLPEDSPLWNLSNVLVTPHMAGSSPKYLDRCADIFLSNYERYRRGEYDAFENRVL, encoded by the coding sequence ATGTCGACTCCACCGACGGTGCTCGTAATGCACGAGGCACCACACGATCGGTCCGTCGAGGAGCTGTGGACGGCGATCGAGTCACACGACGCGGCAATCGACCTGCGGCGGGCGCGTAGCTACGCCGAGACGGAACGGCAGATCCCGGAGGCGGAGATCGTGGTCACGCGGGCGCTCGACGAGGACCTCCTGGAGGCGGCGACCGAGCTGGAGTGGGTGCAGGCGCTCAACGCGGGCGTCGACCACTACGACCTCGACCGAATGCGCGACCGGGACATCATCCTGACCAACGCGTCGGGAGTGCACGCGATCCCGGCCGCCGAACAGGTTCTCGGAACGATGCTCCTGTTCGAACGGAACCTCCTGGAGGGGATCCGTCGCCACCGGCGGCGCGAGTGGCGCCACTTCAGCGGCGGCGAGCTCCACGGCTCGACCGTCGGCGTGATCGGCGTCGGCGAGATCGGTGGCGGGATCGCCGACCGGACGTCGGCGTTCGGAATGGAGACGCTGGGACTGCGCCGAAATCCGGATCAGGGACACGACTCGGTGGACGAGATGTTCGGTCCCGACGAACTCGACGCGCTGCTCGCGCGGTCGAAGTACGTGGTCCTCAGCTGTCCGCTGACCGAGGACACGCGTGGACTCCTCGACGCGCGGGCGTTCGAGTCGATGCGGTCGGACGCGGTCGTCGTCAACGTCGCACGCGGCGAGGTGGTCGACGAGGACGCGCTGGTGACGGCGCTGCGAGGCGGCGAGATCGGCGGCGCCGCGCTCGACGTCCAGGCGACCGAACCGTTGCCGGAGGACTCGCCGCTGTGGAACCTGTCGAACGTGCTGGTCACCCCGCACATGGCCGGCTCCTCACCGAAGTACCTCGACCGGTGTGCCGACATCTTCCTGTCGAACTACGAGCGCTACCGGCGCGGCGAGTACGACGCGTTCGAGAACAGGGTGCTGTGA
- a CDS encoding TOBE domain-containing protein produces the protein MNSFVGGFIGSPQMNFFDAEVDVDAGEIRTDAFTLPYPEWMRDRIDRGGTFAAEFDIRPEDISVEGLDEDASAEDHATAEVVVVEEMGSDFFLTLENDGVEYQAIVEPNTSLQRGDRISLQFDLQKCHLFDDDTGASLVYPSDR, from the coding sequence GTGAACTCCTTCGTCGGCGGCTTCATTGGCAGCCCGCAGATGAACTTCTTCGACGCGGAGGTGGACGTCGACGCGGGCGAGATCCGGACCGACGCGTTCACGCTCCCGTACCCCGAGTGGATGCGCGACCGGATCGACCGCGGCGGAACCTTCGCGGCCGAGTTCGACATTCGGCCCGAGGACATCAGCGTCGAGGGACTCGACGAGGACGCGAGCGCCGAGGATCACGCCACCGCCGAGGTCGTGGTCGTCGAGGAGATGGGGTCCGACTTCTTCCTCACCCTCGAGAACGACGGCGTCGAGTACCAGGCCATCGTCGAACCCAACACGAGCCTCCAGCGCGGCGACAGGATCAGCCTCCAGTTCGACCTGCAGAAGTGCCACCTCTTCGACGACGACACGGGGGCCTCGCTGGTTTACCCGTCGGACCGATAA